The following are from one region of the Plasmodium gaboni strain SY75 chromosome 12, whole genome shotgun sequence genome:
- a CDS encoding hypothetical protein (conserved Plasmodium protein, unknown function) gives FNGCKKIKRLWNTDIFKTNKKRNIKYTSLFKNNYNTSIYEKCSNKNFKKDIMSYIEEMKNIYIPTNGELIKVVDEIKNKYNNKIYCNDNNKIYCNDNNNNIYCNDNNNIYCNDNNNTYCNDNNNTYCNDNNNTYCNDNNNTCCNDNNNTCCNNNTCCNNNMCCNIKKRKANERNILDIIQSEYINNAFLELYYNLGKDIIYLIHVMKPSIYEIYMRRSILYNLQLFLKEIYTDYCMIIFGSCNNDIDIYNSDIDICIYNTIQSDIINIRKLYKNMLYHPLFENVNIKKIIHAKVPIIKCFFNYTKLSVDISFNQISALTSSIQTQKYIQKYPLMKYVLIFLKMFLCQHDLNDASKGGISSFNILLLLSQFLNSQTFIFYDLHKDTNMETANNNNNNINSSGSNYCGSNYCGSNCCGSNCCGSNCCGSNRCDSNQQCDLINNEILFIGEVVYKFICSYGLLKDKNKLIYFLQNYYHTSNLLNHISFFSTNKSSQHFYAHMNDSATLFHDIFYKMQIINPVEKENVSRISFDKIIKIRLSFKQASFSMINIILNYINKYFLNYSEILKNHTHSYYKMFNSYIHFLSLLNLLGDNFINNNLNNYYKLLFNNVKPLLKILLNDNQEQMEKINIDCQINQDKHIIDHNSDNQTDNQINHINISCQKLKYIYAQQNLYNNSFIQTSIEQQHIPINNVTSKHNHLYNNQIHTKLPHFENQEIRHTQIKYLQQLENHAQLKEINSDNDSAYEQNIINKNINIYTNDNMEINMGSDLSNLNNKIKIQENCDNNDDDNNNDDDNNNNDDDNNNDDNNNNNDDNNNNNLNNDIPLDIKKIKLCHAKLLKQLHTYIKKHDLQIFKNKIKKIFKSFDNNIKNKPNELVQNICQQLTTLNHIMDVHDILSKRFYYYYIYNDTFKELKHDVLLQNDNNLIHKQKKEMLKKLIKMKNYYAYNLLDLDINTNVFVQPDVQQ, from the coding sequence TTTTAATGGTTGTAAGAAAATTAAACGTCTTTGGAATAcagatatatttaaaactaataaaaaaaggaatataaaatatacatccttatttaaaaataattataatacaagtatatatgaaaaatgtagcaataaaaattttaaaaaagatataatgTCTTATATTgaagaaatgaaaaatatttatataccTACAAATGGTGAATTAATAAAGGTAGTTgatgaaattaaaaataaatataataataaaatatattgtaatgataataataaaatatattgtaatgataataataataatatatattgtaatgataataataatatatattgtaatgataataataatacatattgtaatgataataataatacatattgtaatgataataataatacatattgtaatgataataataatacatgttgtaatgataataataatacatgttgtaataataatacatgttgtaataataatatgtgttgtaatataaaaaaaagaaaagcaaatgaaagaaatatattagatataatacaaagtgaatatataaataatgcTTTCTTagaattatattataatctAGGTAAAgacattatatatttaatacatGTAATGAAACCAAgtatatatgaaatatatatgagaagaagtatattatataatttacaattatttttaaaagaaatatatacaGATTATTGTATGATAATATTTGGTTCATGTAATAATgatatagatatatataattcagATATTgacatatgtatatataatacaataCAATCagatataattaatattagaaaattatataaaaatatgttatatcATCCTCTTTTtgaaaatgtaaatattaaaaaaattattcatgCTAAAGTACCTATCattaaatgtttttttaattatacAAAATTATCTGTTgatatttcttttaatcAAATAAGTGCTCTCACTAGTTCAATACAAacacaaaaatatattcagAAATATCCATTAATGAAATATGTACTTATATTCTTAAAAATGTTCTTATGTCAACATGATTTAAATGATGCTTCAAAGGGGGGTATCAGTTCTTTTAACATATTGTTATTACTGTCTCAGTTTTTGAATTCTCAAAcgtttatattttatgacCTACATAAAGACACCAATATGGAAACTGccaacaacaataataataatattaatagtagTGGTAGTAATTATTGTGGTAGTAATTATTGTGGTAGTAATTGTTGTGGTAGTAATTGTTGTGGTAGTAATTGTTGTGGTAGTAATCGTTGTGATAGTAATCAACAGTGTGATCTTATAAACAACgaaattctttttatagGAGAAGTtgtttataaatttatttgttcttATGGTCTTCttaaagataaaaataaattaatttattttttacaaaattattatcatacatctaatttattaaatcatatttccttttttagTACCAACAAATCGTCACAACATTTTTATGCACACATGAACGATTCAGCTACTTTATTTcatgatattttttataaaatgcAAATTATTAATCCAGttgaaaaagaaaatgtaTCTAGGATTTCttttgataaaataattaaaattagATTATCTTTTAAACAAGCATCTTTTTCTATgatcaatattattttaaattatataaataaatattttttaaattattcggaaatattaaaaaatcatacacattcttattataaaatgtttaaTAGTTATATTCATTTCCTTTCCTTATTAAACTTATTAGGAGATAactttattaataataatctaaataattattataaacttctttttaataatgtAAAGCCACtcttaaaaatattattaaatgataatcAAGAACAAATggaaaaaattaatatcGATTGCCAAATCAATCAAGATAAACATATCATTGATCATAATAGTGATAATCAAACAGATAACCAAATCaatcatattaatatatcatgtcagaaattaaaatatatatatgcacaacaaaatttatataataattcatttatacAAACATCCATAGAACAACAACATATTCCTATTAATAATGTTACATCTAAACATAATCacttatataataatcaaatACACACAAAACTGCCTCATTTTGAAAATCAAGAAATAAGACATACACAAATTAAATACTTACAACAATTAGAGAACCATGCAcaattaaaagaaattaataGTGATAATGATAGCGcatatgaacaaaatataataaataaaaatataaatatatatactaatGATAATATGGAAATAAATATGGGCAGTGACTTATCCAATTTgaacaataaaataaaaatacaagaaaattgtgataataatgatgatgataataataatgatgatgataataataataatgatgatgataataataatgatgataataataataataatgatgataataataataataatcttaataatgatattccattggatataaaaaaaattaaattgTGCCATGCGAAACTTCTTAAACAATTgcatacatatattaaaaaacaTGATTTGCaaatattcaaaaataaaattaaaaaaatatttaaatcatttgataataatataaaaaataaaccTAATGAATTAGTTCAAAATATATGTCAACAATTAACAACACTTAATCATATTATGGATGTTCATGATATTTTATCCAAACgattttattattattatatatataatgatacttttaaagaattaaaaCATGATGTCCTATTACAAAATGATAACAATTTAATTcacaaacaaaaaaaagaaatgttaaaaaagttaatcaaaatgaaaaattattatgcATATAATTTATTGGATCTAGATATAAACACTAACGTTTTTGTCCAACCAGACGTACAACAGtaa
- a CDS encoding hypothetical protein (conserved Plasmodium protein, unknown function): MIDMKNMVARRVINYYKNIKNDISPFCMNMMFYNFDEDFIFTLIKTYMNILKKYESNNKIIYFSEEYYMLFNYIIFSYIPLYAYELDINNLYLFDILLHKFNEKRKKKKNNMNKNVIGNNIYKKYRILNRINKNGHVETGQQHYVHHKNREYMNIKKFKNNMNMCINDNKCESIYSLNKQTSDDILKKNEEQNNKLILQSFKGSLKKYVYIKNNINRTICKTNLFCKYNKNGHLRFNNKKKWSYIYVCEDNIKKRKDIIKNMIKEVDNLYAHVYYWKYLTELNIKCNHINNNNNNNKKNLEMCYEINKGQDIYLNIYKNIYNLYKYMNKKHKQNLEKMNMKKEQLSITHNNEMENIINEKKIHKKNEEYQKNVNDMVFKHIAEKNALSRHIEHEMNIIQQINMKEYKQNIFYIFSIISKNKQNLSLPPLPVEEERDIQKEVRMYDKEEKNNNIINNIDYNNKSNSNNVDCNNNNNIMCEKMNDLYKHKFKDKKENYIYYDNNNNIRMEDNKIKTYYHIEECYNYYRYIIKCFHFIYLYELIKSKIMIYNYLHFHIKKSLYDTMNISIIFSLGEIYNIFEYDKNKNKEYQDNFFRTLRKIQIYNYNDYYKYNMNNEKVPENYFNSFRIYEEKKKKKLKNVFEIQKDEDILKKDVNNNEWANPTRLKKTFFHLLKGGPQINKDNENVNKYISMNNNSSLVNNILSGYNGDDMKEEKGDDYLKCEESFYFDENGHFKYKKKRKGLKELFNHNYSSTYNYIXXXXXXXXXXXXXXXXXXXXXXXXXXXXXXXXXXXXXXXXXXXXXXXXXXXXXXXXXXXXXXMSAKKKKKNIYIDIIFHVIIPKRINRKSFKIILFSLFKILDLCKLYNIYCINSSFPYVHDIVYKNKRPIIYSYIYSFIMTIMKYIKNGQLQHDNNTVRIFHFIFPPLKFYERLTAEQMENKKDEKNIHMNISQDKKNQFKENINKDYDNKESNINYDYTNNIDRKKISNITYFMDKLINDLKEKYMLIESI, translated from the coding sequence ATGATAGATATGAAGAATATGGTTGCAAGACGAgtaataaattattataaaaatataaaaaatgatatttcTCCTTTTTGTATGAATATGatgttttataattttgatgaggatttcattttcactttaattaaaacatatatgaatatattaaagaaatatgagagtaataataaaattatatatttctcagaagaatattatatgttattcaattatattattttttcatatattcCTTTGTATGCATACGAATTGGATATAAACAATTTATATCTCTTCGATATATTGCTACATAAGTTTAATgaaaagagaaaaaaaaaaaaaaataatatgaacaaaaatgttataggtaataatatatataaaaaatatagaatattaaatcgaattaataaaaatggtCATGTAGAAACAGGCCAACAACATTATGTACATCATAAAAATAGagaatatatgaatataaagaaattcaaaaataatatgaacatgtgtattaatgataataaatgtGAAAGTATTTATTCTTTGAATAAACAGACAAGTGATGACatacttaaaaaaaatgaagaacaaaataataaattaatattacaaaGTTTTAAGGGTTccttaaaaaaatatgtatatataaagaacaatataaatagaaCGATTTGTAAGActaatttattttgtaaatacAATAAGAATGGTCATTTAAGatttaataataagaaaaagTGGAGTTATATCTACGTATGtgaagataatataaagaaaagaaaagatattataaaaaatatgataaaagAGGTGGATAATTTATATGCACATGTATATTACTGGAAATATCTGACAGAATTAAACATAAAATGtaatcatattaataataataataataataataaaaaaaatttggAAATGTGttatgaaataaataaaggtcaagatatttatcttaatatatataaaaatatatacaacttatataaatatatgaataaaaagCATAAACAGaatttagaaaaaatgaatatgaaaaaagaaCAGTTATCTATTACTCATAATAACGAAAtggaaaatattataaatgaaaaaaaaatacataagaagaatgaagaatatcaaaaaaatgtaaatgaTATGGTCTTTAAACACATAGCTGAAAAAAATGCTTTATCTAGACATATCGAACATgaaatgaatataatacaacaaataaatatgaaagagtataaacaaaatattttctatatttttagtATTATATCAAAGAATAAACAAAATTTGTCTTTGCCTCCATTGCCAGTGGAAGAGGAGAGGGATATACAAAAAGAAGTAAGAATGTATGATAAagaggaaaaaaataataatattatcaataatattgattataataataagagTAATTCGAATAATGTTgattgtaataataataataatattatgtgtgaaaaaatgaatgatctatataaacataaatttaaggataaaaaagaaaattatatatattatgacaataataataatattaggatggaagataataaaataaagacCTACTATCATATCGAAGAatgttataattattatagatatataataaaatgttttcattttatatatttatatgaattaataaaaagtaaaataatgatatataattatttacactttcatataaaaaaatctTTATATGACACAATGAACATTTCTATAATATTTAGCTTAGgagaaatatataatatatttgaatatgacaagaataaaaataaggaATACCAAGACAATTTTTTTAGAACTCTAAGAAAAATACAgatttataattataatgattattataaatataatatgaataacGAGAAAGTGCCcgaaaattattttaacTCTTTTCGaatatatgaagaaaaaaaaaaaaaaaaattaaaaaatgtatttgaaatacaaaaagatgaagatatattaaagaaggatgtgaataataatgaatGGGCAAACCCTACTCGTTTGAAAAAAACCTTTTTTCATCTCTTAAAAGGGGGACcacaaataaataaagacAATGAAAATgtgaataaatatatatcaatgaataataattcttcgttagtaaataatattttaagtGGATATAATGGTGATGATAtgaaagaagaaaaagGTGACGACTATTTAAAATGTGAAGaatcattttattttgatgaaaatggacattttaaatataaaaaaaaaagaaaaggatTAAAAGAACTTTTTAATCATAATTATAGTAGTACgtataattatataaaNNNNNNNNNNNNNNNNNNNNNNNNNNNNNNNNNNNNNNNNNNNNNNNNNNNNNNNNNNNNNNNNNNNNNNNNNNNNNNNNNNNNNNNNNNNNNNNNNNNNNNNNNNNNNNNNNNNNNNNNNNNNNNNNNNNNNNNNNNNNNNNNNNNNNNNNNNNNNNNNNNNNNNNNNNNNNNNNNNNNNNAAATGAGTgccaaaaaaaaaaaaaaaaatatttatatagatataatatttcatgTAATAATACCTAAGAGAATAAATAGAAAAAGTTTTAAGATAATACTTTTTTCgttatttaaaatattagaTTTATGTAAattgtataatatatattgtataaaTAGTTCATTTCCATATGTTCATGATAtagtatataaaaataaaagaccaattatatattcatatatatattcttttataatgactataatgaaatatataaagaatgGTCAACTTCAACATGACAATAATACAGTAAgaatatttcattttatttttcctCCTTTGAAATTTTATGAAAGGTTAACAGCAGAACAAATGGAGAATAAAAAggatgaaaaaaatattcacATGAATATTTCTcaagataaaaaaaatcaatttaaagaaaatattaataaagaTTATGATAATAAGGAGAGCAACATAAATTATGATTAtactaataatatagatagGAAGAAAATATCTAACATAACTTATTTTATGGACAAGCTGATAAATGATTTGaaggaaaaatatatgttaattgagagtatataa